A single genomic interval of Dromiciops gliroides isolate mDroGli1 chromosome 1, mDroGli1.pri, whole genome shotgun sequence harbors:
- the NPW gene encoding neuropeptide W: protein MTSGPRSPEPKSSVPNNPALSYKLSGTRSYTDRHLLLPSCHLRLLQHQELQKQSDPWHRNPGPDPPDANPRKLPSAFLVALRKLLASLRAYDGSQVHLRGIPETSLLHSLVPRRLQPSLRAGPEPSSLVLGGGGTEALARLLGRAGLGPSATPGVTWRPPLLPLLLLLLLLSSPAGAWYKHVASPRYHTVGRASGLLMGLRRSPYLWRRTVASSPGQANRDADRELSAWTDDPPAWTTLLAGVRGNPGEARRRNRRELRGGHRTGTLSSSRAVEPSKRRQHLCPPSTVALQSLPTSSCLQL, encoded by the exons CGCTCAGTTATAAGTTGAGTGGAACCCGATCCTATACAGACAGGCATCTTCTGCTACCCTCCTGTCACCTGAGGCTGCTCCAGCACCAGGAGCTGCAGAAGCAGTCTGATCCCTGGCATCGAAATCCCGGTCCCGACCCCCCAGACG CAAACCCCAGGAAGCTCCCAAGCGCATTCCTTGTTGCTCTCAGGAAGCTCTTAGCCTCACTCCGTGCCTACGACGGCTCCCAAGTTCACCTCCGGGGGATCCCGGAGACGAGCTT GCTTCACTCCTTGGTTCCGCGGCGGCTGCAGCCCAGTCTGCGTGCAGGTCCCGAGCCGAGTTCACTGGTGCTTGGGGGAGGAGGAACCGAAGCCCTGGCGCGCCTCCTGGGTAGGGCCGGGCTAGGGCCGTCGGCCACTCCCGGGGTGACTTGGAGGCCACCGCTGCTGccgctgttgctgctgctgctgctgctgagttCGCCGGCTGGCGCCTGGTACAAGCACGTGGCGAGCCCCCGCTACCACACAGTGGGCCGGGCTTCGGGGCTGCTCATGGGCCTCCGCCGCTCCCCGTACCTGTGGCGCCGCACCGTGGCATCGAGCCCGGGCCAAGCAAACAGAGACGCGGACCGGGAGCTCTCCGCTTGGACCGACGACCCTCCCGCCTGGACCACGCTCTTGGCCGGTGTCCGGGGAAACCCCGGGGAGGCGCGGCGCAGGAACCGCAGGGAGCTAAGAGGAGGACACCGGACAGGGACCCTGAGTTCGAGTCGTGCTGTTG AGCCTTCGAAGAGGAGACAACACCTGTGCCCTCCATCGACCGTGGCATTGCAAAGCCTACCgacctcttcctgcctccagctTTGA